One window of Dermacentor andersoni chromosome 7, qqDerAnde1_hic_scaffold, whole genome shotgun sequence genomic DNA carries:
- the LOC126535442 gene encoding major centromere autoantigen B-like, which yields MSRKRKALSFKEKIDILKKVDDNPKKKRVELAKELGIAPTTLCTIVGQRDIVTKNAQHFGVNVKEMKTGKHVKLEEVLLTWFGEVTGAGVVDGKVLRKKADNIALSLGLKISKLAGDGCIVF from the coding sequence ATGTCGCGAAAGCGGAAGGCCCTTTCGTTCAAGGAGAAAATTGACATACTCAAGAAGGTCGACGACAACCCGAAGAAGAAACGTGTCGAGTTGGCGAAGGAGCTAGGCATAGCACCGACGACGCTGTGCACCATTGTTGGCCAGCGAGACATTGTGACGAAGAATGCCCAGCACTTCGGCGTGAACGTCAAAGAGATGAAGACCGGTAAACACGTGAAGCTGGAAGAGGTCCTGCTGACATGGTTTGGGGAAGTTACAGGGGCCGGCGTCGTGGACGGCAAGGTGCTACGCAAGAAGGCAGACAACATTGCGCTTTCCCTGGGATTGAAAATTTCCAAGCTTGCGGGGGATGGCTGCATCGTTTTTTAA